The following are encoded together in the Mycolicibacterium arabiense genome:
- the dapE gene encoding succinyl-diaminopimelate desuccinylase, with protein sequence MALELRADPIALTAALVDIPSESRHEQRIADEIEAALRDQAPGYEVIRNGDAVLARTNLGRPSRVLLAGHTDTVPAADNVPSRLDGDLLYGCGTSDMKSGDAVFLHLAATIAEPAHDITLVMYDCEEIESSANGLGRIERELPDWLQADVAILGEPSGGFIEAGCQGTIRVVVRASGTRAHSARSWLGDNAIHKLGDVMVRLSSYEARNVDIDGCTYREGLSAVRVDGGIAGNVIPDAASLTVNFRFAPDRTVDDAVGHVRDVFAGLDVELELTDSAAGALPGLTKPAAAALVAAAGGQVRAKYGWTDVARFAALGIPAVNYGPGDPNLAHRSDENVDTAQITAATDMLRKYLLA encoded by the coding sequence GTGGCCCTGGAACTCCGTGCCGATCCCATCGCACTGACCGCCGCGCTGGTGGACATCCCCAGCGAGTCGCGGCACGAGCAGCGCATCGCCGACGAGATCGAGGCTGCGCTGCGCGACCAGGCACCGGGCTACGAAGTGATCCGCAACGGCGACGCCGTGCTCGCCCGCACCAACCTCGGCCGGCCCTCGCGGGTGCTGCTGGCGGGACACACCGACACCGTCCCTGCCGCCGACAACGTGCCGAGCCGCCTCGACGGCGATCTGCTGTACGGGTGCGGCACGTCGGACATGAAGTCGGGCGACGCCGTCTTCCTGCACCTCGCCGCGACCATCGCCGAGCCCGCTCATGACATCACGCTGGTCATGTACGACTGCGAGGAGATCGAGTCCTCGGCCAACGGGCTGGGCCGCATCGAGCGCGAGCTGCCCGACTGGTTGCAGGCCGACGTGGCGATCCTCGGCGAGCCGTCTGGCGGCTTCATCGAGGCAGGCTGCCAGGGGACGATCCGCGTCGTCGTCCGCGCGTCGGGTACTCGGGCGCATTCCGCGCGATCGTGGTTGGGCGACAACGCGATTCACAAACTCGGCGACGTCATGGTTAGGCTGTCGTCGTATGAGGCCCGCAACGTCGACATCGACGGCTGCACCTACCGCGAGGGACTGTCCGCCGTGCGCGTCGATGGTGGCATCGCAGGCAACGTCATCCCCGATGCAGCGTCGTTGACCGTCAACTTCCGCTTCGCTCCCGACCGCACCGTCGACGACGCGGTCGGTCACGTGCGCGACGTATTCGCCGGACTCGACGTCGAACTCGAACTCACCGACTCGGCCGCGGGTGCGCTCCCCGGGCTGACCAAACCGGCCGCCGCAGCCCTGGTGGCGGCCGCCGGTGGCCAGGTGCGCGCCAAGTACGGATGGACCGACGTGGCGCGCTTTGCCGCACTCGGGATCCCGGCCGTCAACTACGGGCCCGGTGACCCCAACCTCGCGCACCGCTCTGACGAGAACGTCGACACCGCGCAGATCACCGCGGCCACCGACATGCTGAGGAAATATTTGCTTGCGTGA